Proteins from one Acropora muricata isolate sample 2 chromosome 9, ASM3666990v1, whole genome shotgun sequence genomic window:
- the LOC136928755 gene encoding uncharacterized protein: MDTKNNPADHASRGRTAEELVKSNWFSGPRFLWEKEIPYNKEESLVLQIGDPEVKATIFTTVKKQDEFSMVNCISKFFDWQKAVAVVTYLRRLIQRNKPTSIHRTLTEIQEAEFAIFKAMQRCTFKEEIIILSAKGGNHKLAKNGPLIRLDPFLDEYGILRVGGRLQQASFPFEQRHPVILPKAHHVTALIIDRYHKKAKHQGNGLTMNEIHSNGIWVLSLSSAVSSRIHKCVNCRRQRRRPLEDQKMANLPLDRIEPSPPFTYFGMDCFGPFMIKEGRREMKKYAVTFTCMNSHVVHIDIYEQYRRWSYFLNLNLPKESEFN, from the coding sequence ATGGACACCAAGAATAACCCAGCCGATCATGCTTCCAGAGGAAGAACTGCTGAAGAACTCGTGAAATCCAATTGGTTCAGCGGACCAAGGTTCCTGTGGGAAAAGGAGATCCCAtacaacaaagaagaaagtcTGGTTCTACAAATTGGAGATCCAGAAGTTAAGGCAACCATATTCACTACCGTGAAGAAACAAGATGAATTCAGTATGGTCAACTGTATATCAAAATTTTTCGACTGGCAAAAAGCAGTTGCAGTTGTTACTTACTTAAGACGGCTCATTCAAAGGAACAAGCCAACCAGCATACACAGAACGCTAACAGAAATACAAGAGGCCGAATTCGCAATTTTTAAAGCCATGCAACGCTGTACCTTTAAAGAAGAAATCATAATTCTAAGTGCTAAGGGAGGAAATCACAAGCTCGCCAAGAACGGTCCATTAATAAGACTAGATCCTTTCCTCGACGAATACGGCATCTTGAGAGTGGGTGGAAGATTACAACAAGCATCTTTTCCCTTCGAACAGAGACATCCTGTCATCTTACCGAAAGCTCACCACGTCACCGCACTAATAATTGATCGCTACCACAAGAAAGCAAAGCACCAAGGAAATGGATTAACCATGAATGAAATCCATTCGAATGGAATATGGGTCCTTTCTTTATCTTCTGCAGTTTCTTCGCGTATTCACAAATGCGTAAACTGCAGACGTCAAAGACGACGACCACTTGAAGATCAAAAGATGGCTAACCTTCCATTGGATAGAATTGAACCATCACCCCCTTTCACATACTTTGGTATGGACTGCTTTGGACCGTTCATGATTAAGGAAGGCAGAAGAGAAATGAAGAAGTACGCAGTTACCTTTACTTGCATGAATTCCCACGTCGTACATATCGATATATATGAACAGTACAGAAGGTGGTCCTACTTTTTGAATTTGAATCTACCGAAAGAGAGTGAATTTAACTAA